The Streptomyces sp. NBC_01353 genome contains a region encoding:
- a CDS encoding AAA family ATPase has translation MSDLLRAPAEIKFAEELDWLESIDDNPKPFSWRLSPKMVRLFILGSERADGLDREISQKWFGDRSFVERSIVTLASDRGLLLIGDPGTGKSWLAELLSAAISRNSTQVVQGTAGTTEDHIKYSWNVSMVIAKGQSRESMIPSPIMTAMETGTIGRFEELTRSTSDVQDALISILSEKYISVPELDSADGENIVFAKPGFSIIATANSRDRGVNDLSSALKRRFNFVRIPVVTNKQSETEIVRFRTEELLRRHQIELDVPPNLLDVLLQSFADLRASATAATSDDEKLESALSTAEQIGVLEDAILHSNFFGERALTARTLASSLVGSLARREPEDLAILNKYLHGVVEPRGKEEGGLWPEFLDGGRDAIASLS, from the coding sequence ATGTCCGACCTGCTGCGCGCTCCCGCCGAGATCAAGTTCGCCGAGGAACTCGACTGGCTGGAGTCGATCGACGACAACCCCAAGCCGTTCTCCTGGCGTCTGTCCCCGAAGATGGTCCGGCTGTTCATCCTCGGCTCCGAGCGCGCCGACGGGCTCGACCGCGAGATCTCGCAGAAGTGGTTCGGCGACCGCAGCTTCGTCGAGCGCTCCATCGTCACCCTCGCCTCCGACCGTGGCCTGCTGCTCATCGGCGACCCCGGAACCGGCAAGAGCTGGCTCGCCGAACTCCTGTCCGCCGCGATCAGCCGGAACTCCACTCAGGTCGTGCAGGGTACGGCCGGCACCACCGAGGACCACATCAAGTACTCCTGGAACGTGTCCATGGTCATCGCCAAGGGCCAGTCGCGTGAGTCGATGATCCCCTCGCCGATCATGACCGCGATGGAGACCGGTACCATCGGCCGCTTCGAGGAGCTCACCCGCTCCACCAGCGACGTACAGGACGCGCTCATCTCGATCCTGTCCGAGAAGTACATCTCGGTCCCTGAACTCGACAGCGCGGACGGCGAGAACATCGTCTTCGCCAAGCCCGGCTTCTCGATCATCGCCACCGCCAACAGCCGCGACCGGGGCGTCAACGACCTCTCCTCCGCGCTCAAGCGCCGCTTCAACTTCGTCCGCATCCCGGTCGTGACGAACAAGCAGAGCGAGACGGAGATCGTCCGCTTCCGCACCGAGGAACTTCTGCGCCGCCACCAGATCGAACTGGACGTCCCGCCGAACCTGCTGGATGTCCTGCTGCAGAGCTTCGCCGACCTGCGCGCCTCGGCGACCGCTGCCACCAGCGACGACGAGAAGCTGGAGTCCGCGCTGTCCACCGCCGAGCAGATCGGTGTCCTGGAGGACGCCATCCTGCACTCCAACTTCTTCGGCGAGCGTGCCCTCACCGCCCGCACCCTCGCCTCCTCCCTCGTCGGCTCCCTGGCCCGCCGCGAGCCCGAGGACCTGGCCATCCTCAACAAGTACCTGCACGGCGTCGTCGAGCCCCGCGGCAAGGAGGAAGGCGGCCTGTGGCCGGAGTTCCTCGACGGCGGCCGCGACGCGATCGCGAGCCTGTCGTGA
- a CDS encoding phosphotransferase, which yields MPNRVPFNEALLSTVGTPKQTKLLDSSPRSRVWRVRLADRRLVIVKQITDGGDTGADANTRFVREVAGLRLAGRASGLAVAPAVLATDPSSRVMVLEYLDDLGRTDDWMPGYAESLARLHALTGPADAGALPVWSGPTATDAESFLALARALDVAVPSTVPNELAGLLERLDPTPHHALLHGDPCPGNDLRTADGVRFVDFERASLGNGLIELAYFRIGFPTCWCAMSVPAAPLTEVEDVYRTTWRGLTGKDVPGDLADACAGWLIQGDALVERAHRGTVDQLARVPAEDFEWGYVSARERLVHRLGVVADMTRGHDHLHAVGRLSSALASRLLERWPTLRPLPTHDARPWY from the coding sequence ATGCCGAACCGCGTTCCGTTCAATGAGGCGCTGCTCTCCACCGTGGGCACTCCCAAGCAGACCAAGCTCCTGGACAGCAGTCCGCGGTCACGGGTGTGGCGGGTGCGGCTGGCCGACCGGCGGCTGGTGATCGTCAAGCAGATCACCGACGGAGGGGACACGGGCGCTGACGCGAACACGCGCTTCGTGAGGGAGGTCGCCGGGCTGCGCCTGGCGGGGCGGGCCTCTGGGCTCGCCGTGGCCCCCGCGGTGCTCGCCACGGACCCGTCCTCGCGGGTGATGGTCCTCGAGTACTTGGACGACCTCGGCAGGACGGACGACTGGATGCCGGGGTACGCCGAGTCGCTCGCCAGGCTGCACGCCCTGACCGGGCCCGCCGACGCGGGCGCACTACCGGTCTGGTCGGGGCCCACGGCCACCGACGCGGAGTCCTTCCTCGCCCTGGCCAGGGCGCTCGACGTGGCCGTACCGTCCACGGTACCCAATGAACTCGCCGGTCTCCTGGAGCGGTTGGACCCCACCCCGCACCATGCGCTGCTGCACGGCGACCCCTGCCCCGGCAATGATCTGCGGACCGCCGACGGCGTCCGCTTCGTCGACTTCGAGCGGGCCTCACTCGGCAACGGCCTGATCGAACTCGCCTACTTTCGCATCGGCTTTCCCACCTGCTGGTGTGCCATGTCGGTCCCCGCGGCCCCGCTCACGGAGGTCGAGGACGTCTACCGGACCACCTGGCGCGGCCTCACCGGGAAGGACGTGCCGGGTGACCTCGCCGACGCGTGCGCAGGCTGGCTGATCCAGGGCGACGCGCTCGTCGAGCGGGCCCACCGCGGGACGGTCGACCAGCTCGCTCGGGTGCCCGCCGAGGACTTCGAGTGGGGCTATGTCTCCGCCCGTGAGCGGCTCGTCCACCGCCTGGGCGTGGTCGCCGACATGACCCGCGGCCACGATCACCTGCACGCCGTCGGCCGCCTCAGCTCCGCCCTGGCCAGCCGCCTGCTCGAACGCTGGCCGACGCTGCGTCCGCTGCCCACACATGACGCCCGCCCTTGGTACTAG
- a CDS encoding glutathione S-transferase C-terminal domain-containing protein, whose translation MAGDGEFKRDRNYITTRITADGRDGYPVEPGRYRLIIARACPWANRAAIVRRLMGLEDVMSMGIAGPLHDERSWSFHLDAGGEDPVLGIERLQEAFFARQPGYPRGITVPAIVDIPTGQVVTNDFVQMTLDLGQEWAAHQRDGAPDLYPEKWRDEIDDVADKVFQDVNDGVYKCGFASSQEAYDRAYQQLWERLDWLEQRLGSRRYLVGDTITEADVRLFPTLARFDAVYHGHFKCNRQKLTELPALWAYARDLFQTPGFGDTIDFEQIKAHYYVVHRTINPTGIVPQGPDASGWLTPHGREQLGGRPFGDGTPPGPPQRSERVPSLI comes from the coding sequence ATGGCTGGAGACGGCGAGTTCAAGCGGGACAGGAACTACATCACGACACGGATCACGGCCGACGGCCGCGACGGGTATCCCGTGGAGCCCGGGAGGTATCGCCTGATCATTGCCCGGGCCTGCCCGTGGGCGAACCGGGCGGCGATCGTCCGGCGCCTGATGGGCCTCGAGGACGTGATGTCGATGGGTATCGCCGGGCCGCTGCACGACGAGCGGAGCTGGTCGTTCCATCTGGATGCGGGCGGCGAGGATCCGGTGCTGGGCATCGAACGGCTGCAGGAGGCGTTCTTCGCGCGTCAGCCCGGCTACCCGCGCGGCATCACGGTGCCCGCGATCGTCGACATCCCCACGGGTCAGGTGGTGACCAACGACTTCGTGCAGATGACGCTCGACCTGGGGCAAGAGTGGGCCGCACACCAGCGGGACGGCGCGCCGGACCTCTACCCGGAGAAGTGGCGCGACGAGATCGACGACGTGGCCGACAAGGTCTTCCAGGACGTGAACGACGGTGTCTACAAGTGTGGCTTCGCAAGCTCGCAGGAGGCGTACGACAGGGCGTACCAGCAGTTGTGGGAGCGGCTGGACTGGCTGGAGCAGCGGCTGGGGAGCCGGCGCTACCTGGTGGGCGACACCATCACCGAGGCCGACGTCCGGCTCTTCCCGACACTGGCCAGGTTCGACGCCGTCTACCACGGCCATTTCAAGTGCAACCGGCAGAAGCTGACCGAGCTACCCGCCTTGTGGGCCTACGCGCGGGACCTGTTCCAGACGCCCGGATTCGGCGACACGATCGACTTCGAGCAGATCAAGGCCCACTACTACGTGGTGCACCGCACCATCAACCCGACCGGGATCGTCCCGCAGGGCCCGGACGCCAGCGGCTGGCTCACCCCGCACGGTCGGGAACAGCTCGGCGGGCGGCCGTTCGGCGATGGCACACCGCCCGGTCCGCCACAGCGGTCCGAGCGGGTGCCGTCGCTCATCTGA
- a CDS encoding ester cyclase — protein MNMTPEKNLALMHTAYNALQSGDLDAAAEMLTENFLANVPGIPDPLRGREVWKLGAQSMLEGFPDLQIQVEDMFGVDDKVAVRVHFRGTHQGTFQGIWATQRPVSFRSIELYRLEGDKIAEEWVAPDLMSLLQQISAAPAH, from the coding sequence ATGAACATGACCCCTGAGAAGAACCTGGCCCTGATGCACACCGCCTACAACGCGCTGCAGAGCGGCGACCTCGACGCGGCCGCGGAGATGCTGACGGAGAACTTCCTCGCCAACGTCCCGGGGATTCCGGACCCCCTGCGCGGGCGGGAGGTCTGGAAGCTGGGCGCTCAGTCCATGCTTGAAGGCTTCCCCGACCTGCAGATCCAGGTCGAGGACATGTTCGGCGTCGACGACAAGGTGGCCGTTCGCGTCCACTTCCGCGGCACTCACCAGGGCACGTTCCAGGGGATCTGGGCGACGCAGCGGCCCGTGAGCTTCCGCAGCATCGAGCTCTACCGCCTGGAGGGCGACAAGATCGCCGAGGAATGGGTTGCTCCGGACCTGATGAGCCTCCTGCAGCAGATCTCAGCCGCCCCGGCCCACTGA